One window of Vicinamibacterales bacterium genomic DNA carries:
- a CDS encoding cytochrome c, with product MNRKFSAVFGGVALAWVVVTGVSVWAQAAPAGPAAVPAEARKMKAAFASSPAAIDAGKQLYTKYCRFCHGNTGAGDSTMAPKTMTPSNLTDATWTRGSSEGEIFWIIQNGAPPKYDMKGLKGKITDADTWNLVHYVRSLGGIPKT from the coding sequence ATGAATCGCAAATTTAGCGCAGTCTTTGGCGGCGTCGCCCTCGCCTGGGTCGTGGTGACCGGCGTAAGCGTATGGGCGCAGGCGGCCCCGGCGGGCCCCGCGGCCGTGCCGGCCGAGGCCAGGAAGATGAAGGCGGCGTTCGCTTCGTCTCCGGCAGCCATCGACGCGGGCAAACAGCTCTACACCAAATATTGCCGGTTCTGCCACGGCAACACCGGCGCCGGCGACAGCACCATGGCGCCCAAAACCATGACGCCGTCCAACCTGACCGACGCGACGTGGACGCGCGGCTCGAGCGAAGGTGAGATCTTCTGGATCATCCAGAACGGCGCGCCGCCGAAGTACGACATGAAGGGTCTCAAGGGCAAGATCACCGACGCGGACACTTGGAACCTCGTCCACTACGTTCGCAGTCTCGGTGGCATTCCCAAGACGTAA
- a CDS encoding cytochrome c3 family protein, with the protein MAFPRRKAAGAWPYWALAFLFVVTMATAACEFASPGQPSGAADRSRWGTPAVFTPAHATAGDAIKSFFDSRPDTVAQPFDFSHQIHLSKGAVCTDCHTGVEQGPRAGLPNVNTCMICHSQIATDRPLIQQLTKMQEQGLDLNWNRVYDYQPQAHVRFNHAPHIRAKVACSTCHGNQAEQTVARRAVNMTMSFCVNCHKEKQASNDCLTCHY; encoded by the coding sequence GTGGCATTCCCAAGACGTAAGGCCGCCGGCGCCTGGCCGTACTGGGCGTTGGCGTTCCTGTTCGTGGTAACCATGGCGACGGCGGCTTGCGAGTTCGCAAGCCCCGGCCAGCCGTCGGGCGCCGCCGATCGTTCCCGTTGGGGCACGCCGGCGGTGTTCACGCCTGCGCACGCCACGGCTGGCGACGCGATCAAGTCCTTCTTCGACTCGCGGCCCGACACGGTCGCCCAGCCGTTTGACTTCTCGCACCAGATTCACCTGTCGAAGGGCGCGGTCTGCACCGATTGCCACACCGGCGTGGAGCAGGGGCCGCGGGCCGGCCTCCCGAACGTCAACACCTGCATGATCTGCCACTCGCAGATCGCCACCGATCGACCACTGATCCAGCAGCTCACCAAGATGCAGGAGCAGGGCCTCGACTTGAACTGGAACCGCGTCTACGATTACCAGCCGCAGGCGCACGTGCGCTTCAACCACGCCCCGCACATTCGGGCCAAGGTCGCGTGCTCGACCTGTCACGGCAACCAGGCCGAACAGACCGTCGCCCGTCGCGCCGTGAACATGACGATGTCGTTCTGCGTGAACTGCCATAAGGAAAAGCAGGCGTCGAACGACTGCCTGACCTGTCATTACTGA
- a CDS encoding GNAT family N-acetyltransferase produces MSGYEIQPATPDHLPKVRDLLREYVEWIGLDLGFQEIDAELDALPGDYAPPRGVLLVACPEGGEPVAMIALRPAKARSAKAGEAPSAKAGEMKRLYVQPSARGQGLARALIVRLLDEARALGYHEIRLDTLPMMGDAQGLYVALGFHDIAPYYDTPIAGTRFMGLRL; encoded by the coding sequence TTGTCGGGATACGAAATTCAACCAGCCACGCCTGACCACCTTCCCAAGGTCCGCGACCTGTTGCGCGAATACGTGGAGTGGATTGGGCTCGATCTAGGGTTCCAGGAGATCGACGCGGAACTCGATGCCCTTCCCGGTGATTACGCGCCGCCGCGCGGCGTCCTGCTGGTCGCATGCCCGGAAGGTGGTGAGCCGGTCGCGATGATTGCGCTGCGCCCCGCCAAAGCGCGCAGCGCGAAGGCGGGCGAAGCGCCGAGCGCGAAGGCGGGCGAGATGAAGCGGCTCTACGTGCAGCCGTCGGCGCGCGGCCAGGGGTTGGCGCGCGCGTTGATCGTGCGGCTGCTGGACGAGGCCCGGGCCCTCGGCTACCACGAGATACGACTCGACACCCTGCCGATGATGGGCGACGCGCAGGGGCTCTACGTCGCGCTCGGGTTTCACGACATCGCGCCGTATTACGACACGCCGATCGCGGGGACGCGGTTCATGGGGCTGCGTCTCTGA